gatagatAATAATAAAAGTTTGATTACCTTAATCAAAGTCTCGAGCGGCTCACGATAGGTTGAGTTACGACCACCAAGAATCTTCCCTTTAGAAGCTTTAAACCTCTTCAAGTTACGGTTAAGCGCGTGGCTCACAAGCCCCAACGACACACTGTAAAGGCGAGTGAGATTCCCCATCGGCGATCCAATCGCGGCGGCGAAACCACTCTTGGCCTCCACTAGTCCGTCAAGACACGTCTGCTGGTTCGTCACCACACCACTTAAAAGACTGTTCACATGCTCCACGAGCGCCGCCGTCATCATATCAGCCATTTTGAGCTCAGCCGCGACGGTTTCAAGATAGCTCACACTCAGCTCAGCTAACTCGCCGCAGTCCGCCACCGCGCCTATTTCCTCGGCCGTCATGGAGCCTGGCTTGTTTCTCACGCGGCGTACGTAACCGTTGATGACTTTGGAGAGGCGGCTCGCTTGTTTGAGACATTGCTTGATCGTGAACTTGCCGTAGCTGTAGGGGTCGGACGGTGAGGATTTGACGGCGGAGAGGATCGTACGGCAGAGCTTTGGGTATGGAGTTGACTTACAAGCGTCAGAAGTTGACTGTGAGGGAGGCAGAGAAGGTGGCTTAGAGGGAGGCAAGGAAGGTGGCTGAGACGGAGGCAAAGAAGGTGACTGTGATGGAGGCAAGGAAGGTGGCTGTGACGGAAGCTCAGAAGGGGACGGTGAGGGAGACTGTGGTGAGATTAGAAACGCACATGAGAGGAAAAGAACTGACAGGAAcaggagagaagaagagaagtggAGTGTTTTCATTTTGTTGTATCTGTTTATGTTATGGTGTTTGTTTAGTGAATTGGCTTTAtattgtgtgtatatatagGGACATACGAGGAGGTATTTAATGAATGCATGGGTTGGAGGGAAACTATATTATGTAATGCATGTTGgtctaataattaatattgtataatacatgtatataatTTCGTTTTGGTCAAATAAAGAGTTTCATGTGTTATGTTATCTAATTGTTTTATGCAGCCGGTGGTCCACCGTCACGATAACCAACTTTGGTTGACTTGATTAGAgagagttttaaaattttcatgtgATCTAACCGTAAAATTGGGTATTTTctagtgtttaaaatttttgtttagtaCAAATTGTTATGCTAGAAACTGTAATTGTCTGTAATAGAAAAAGGCAATCAGGCATGTTTATACATTTCTCCAAATTGTTATGCTATAAACTGTAAGTCGTCGGTAATAGAAAAAGGCAATCAGGCATGTTTATACATCTCTCGAGTTTAATTTGCAATTAGAAATTAACAAGGTGGGTTGACTTTTGTTAGAAAAGTTACGTTTCATATGATTTGATTTTGACCGAGAAATGCATGCATGTGATGTGTTGGGGAGCTTTTGGACAAGGTAACGCGTGAAGGCAAGACGGTGAAGACTATTAGAAGTCGTCACTCTTGTCTATTCCACAATTCACACTTACAAGTTATGGTCCATTTGAATACACTCACATACCTCCTCGTTGGCTCTTCAAGTCTTCATGGCATATCATAACAGTACCACATGTCTATATTATCAAATAAGTATTTATCAAATAAGTATATTTTTACACAattaaataagtatttatttgataaaattacagtaattttatcaaataagtatatatcacacaattaatcaaatgaattacagaaattttattaaaaattcataccaaaatagattaaaagaattaaaaaactaaattaaataatatcttatataacttttatatttaacataaataaaaataatataattatattgttttcaaatacactaaaataaaattgttaaaacactacttatcaaaatttataaaacatatttattttgtaaattagattttgttaaaaatatttttatgtttttagaaCACGGATCAAATCTAATTTAGGTAAATTACCGTCAGGTACGTCACATTTTAATTGATGTAACGAGAGATTTAAACGGTCTCTAACATACACATAATTTTTTGgatataaaattaaactcgtgatgttaactacataacatcATAAAAATTAAGGGATGttgtcatatataatatatatttcgtGTAATTAAATATGCATTTGTTTAGTTTGCATAGTTAGCCATGTTATGTTATGGTTAATACTTCATGTAGACAACAGTCATTTttctttaaacaaaattaattttattcacCAAACTACTATCATTTACACACGAGTACGCATTATGTAATTACAATGTTAACTACAAGAGACTTTTTTTGACATATGAAGTTATAACACTCCTTGTCATCGTTTTTCTCTCTTCATAAAGTGGAAGAAGAATCAGAAACTGTCATTCTTATCTTCGCAGACTCCTTCAACAAATCAAACGAAGAGAACGAGTGTGGCGGGAGAATAACGGTAAGATCCTCCTCAGCCATCTCTAGCAAACTTTCGTGTGGTGCAACCTGCAAAGATCATATTTAGCTCTAAGCAGTCaagaacatgaaaaaaaaagacactcaAATCTGTGATGATGATTCATTCCTCCATGTTCTTGGTTTTACCTTCTCTGGCTGTGTGAAGGAGTTCTCATCCATCACATTGGTAGATGTAAGTACTGTCTTCTTTGATCCCGAAACTTTCATCACGTTCGGGTCCAATCCAGTAACCAACACCTTCATATTCACTGAGGTAGCTCCAAAGTTCACAGCCTGCATATAAATTGAGAAGTTGAACacagattttttaaaaagaatcttAGAAAACTAAGGCTCTAACCTTTATGCGTATGTAATCTTGTTCATTGTTCTTCCAGGTGATTGCAGATGCGACGAGAGAAGAAGAGTTTCCCTTGAGTGTTGACGTTAGAAGAGTTGATCCGCTTGACTCAGCGAAGAACCGTTGGACCCAGTAGCTAGGAGTTCCGTATAGATGAGAGGAGTTAAAGACTATTGCATCAGGGTTCCACCTTCTGTCGTTTGTGTTCACAAAGAGTGGTGCATAGCTCGCCATTTCCACAATGTCACTGCAATAAAGAAAATCATCAaagatgttttttattttaaaaactcgTTTGGTGTTTTTAGTTATGATCAAAAACCTGTTCTTTTCAAGACCAATGAGAAATGCAGCTTCTGCAAGAGCGGCCAGAAGGCTTCCTTTACCAGCATCTTTACCTGTCACAGCATATTCACTCACAAACGCCTGCAAAAAAAGTCTCACAGAGTGAGACACTGAGAAGCTTCAATTTGTCTTCGTTTTGAATAAtgagtgttctaaaaatcggtctagacgGCGCCTAGTTGGCAAAATCGGCCTCTACgcgttaaaaaaaatcagtctAAGCGCCTAATTAGTGTCTAGCGATTGTTTTGAACATTAGAATAATCTATTACCGCACCTTTGGACCTTTGCGAGAAGTGCGGTCAAACTGATGATACATGGAAAACAATTTGCTAGCAGAAGTGTAAATCtgtgaaaaaaaggaaaacacttTCTTTCAGACAGGAACACACATAAAGAAATATTCAAAGTTTATGTCAAGAATTTACGTGAAAATCATAGTACTCAGCAGGATGGTCGAGCGGACGAGATGATCCATCACAGTTAGAGATGATTTTGATATCAGGATAAGCCTTCTTGATAGCATCATAGAACACAATATAGTTTCCTGTACATTTATAAATCTCAGTTAGTATCAAAGACACTCAACAATCAAATTGTGAGAGCATAGAGAGAAAATACAAAAGAAACCTCTGTAGTAAGTCTTTCCACAATCCTCATTCCCAATAGCAACATATTTCAATTCAAAAGGCTCTTTGCGTCCCATTGCAGCTCGAACTGATCCCCATGTAGAGTTAGCATCTCCCCTAGCAAACTCAATACCATCAAGTGCCTCCTGAACAAAGGGCATGATAGTAGCAGTTTCAACTTCATCGTTGTGACTAATCCCTGCATAAAGGTGGTGAAGCACTTGTCAATAAACTAGGAATGCAAAAGAGAGAGATTAATCTTTGTATATACCGTTGTTAAACACCCATATTGGAGCTGCGCCAATGTCTTCTGCCAACTACAAGAATGTTTCATTTTAACATTTGATTAGAGATTAAGGGATCATTACAGATccataaaaaagaaaaggaagtcTCACTTGAAAGAACTCGAAGTGGCCAAGGCCATCATCAGTCCAATACTTCCAAACATCACCAAAATGTCCAGGTCTCTCTTCCCAAGGTCCAACGGTTTCTTTCCAGCGGAACGCATTGCTTAACCATTCACCCTCCACAAAACAACCACCTAAAAGTACACAAAGATCCAGAGTTGaatgaataaacaaaaatttatgtgTGTCTACtagtctttatatatatatatttacctgGGAAACGGATGAAACGGGGTTTTATATCGGACATCATCTGGTATAGATCGTTTCTAAAGCCATGTCCCTGTAACCAAACCAAAAGAGATTGAACATTTTGTATTCTTTTCTCTATTAGCAATCTCATTAGAAAGAAACCTTGTAAGTATCCACTGGCATGGCTGAGACTTGATCAATCCATATGGACCCTTTCTTGGTTGTTGTTAACTGAAGTCTTGCACCATGATCTGTCCCCTTTGCCTCCAATACAACCTCCTTCTTAGTCCAGTTTGAAACATCAGAAGCAGAAGCTCTACATTGAAACAAATGGACAATGAAACAACAATAACAGATACGTATTCAGACTTAAAACTGAAAGTGTTTCTTACATGATCTTCTCAGAAGCAAGAGTCAGAGATCCATTAGAGCTAGCCAAGGACACAGACAGATCGATATCACCAGTGGAACGAACATAAAGAGCCACTTTATACTTCTTTCCTTCTTCAATATtctaaagaaaatgaaaagaaaaaatgaagtgAACAACTTAAACTCATACTCTTGATCACAATAGAGAGACTCACCATGCCCCAGTAACCAGGGTTATAAACTCCAACACCTCCTGGTGGACAGCCTTTGTTACCACAGAGCACATCCATTCTCAATGCGATTTTATTACGTTCAAAGCAAGATGAACGGTCTGTAGCTACATAGACAGATGACTGATCACCAACAATGGACCAAGGCCAAATATTAGACGGTGTGTTCTGCCCACCAGCTTCAAACCCTGAGAAACCAAAAGTTTTTGCTTAGAGTAAATTACTGAAGCTAGGCCTGggattttgaaccgaacccaaCCCGTTCAGTTAGAAGTTCGGTTCTTTaggttttcggtttggttcggcaATCGGTTACTTTGATCTTCTTTAAAAAAGTTTACTCCCATACAATACCAAAAACTCAAACCGAACTTATTGAACTATAGAAATTTTCTAACCAAATTTAACCAAAACTAACcgaatttatccaaaattttaacaggattaaaccaaaatcaaaaacttCGGTAGGTTTTCGGTTACTTTGGTTTtcttgtttaaaaattaaaataaaatcttataccCAAACCATACCAAAACCacgaaccgaactaaccaaattcCAAACCGAACTACCAAATTTAACCAAAATTAACCGAATTTATTCGAAACTTTAACAGAATTAAACCAAACTCTAACCAAAGTTTTTTGGTAGGATTTTTAAAAGCCAAACTAACCGAATACCTAACCAAACGTTATTTTGGGTTAATTCGGTAAGATTTATGTTGAACTAACCGTAAACAGAACTATCGAACCAAATAACCCGAACTAAGGGAACCGGCATGCCTAACAGAAGCTTAACAAATGATTAGTTTCCAGGACATTTCACGATTCTAACCTCGGTTGCTAACAAGCTCAGCCCATAATCCACCAGCACCAGCATGGTTTATCTCCTGCATTATGATTCGAACCAtatagcattaaaaaaaaagtctaacCAATATTGTATAGCAGAGAACTGTTGGAGGCATTAGTAAATGTTAGCAAACCTCGAAGAAAATTCCGAAAAGAGTTTCAGGGATGAGTCTTCCAGCTCCATTAGAAGCATTGACTTGCAAAGTCACGGCTGGTTCTGTACCTTCATCTTGAGCTACAACAACACGAAGGCTTTGATAGACAAAGCAAGAGCCAATGAGGAAAGAAAGTAAGCAAACACTTCTGAGAAACTTCCAAGACTCCGTATCCATGATCACCACATGCAAATGAAATCAAGTGTATCCTGTAAAGAGAACATTTATAGAAAGGTTAGAAAAATTATTCAGCTCAAGCTGTTAGATTGACAATGACAtaataaaacaaagtaaaaaaaaaggctCTTTTGCTTATACTTATCAGTTTCTCTTCAACAAAAAGGAAGAtcaaatataaagatatatcaTAAGCTAATCGCAAAAACAAAGAGGAATCTGATAATAAAGGTtaagtttttatattaaaagattTGATTAAAGCTAGTTTGCAAATCAAAGTTTTGTCTCTCAGCTTAAAGACTCAAGCTTTACAGAAAATGAATCAAATTGGGTTCAGagacagattaaaaaaaaaaaactcaatttgagaTCATTAGTCATAAAGTTAAGAGCCTTTGTCCGGTTTGATAAGCAGTAACTAATTAGAACgatattacaaaaaaagaaaacagagaatCAACAAGAGATGGAAACAGAACCTGAGTATCAAGAAAGACAAGGGGGTTGGGTCGAGACAAGAGATGAGTGAAGGAAGAGACAGAAGAGGAGTGGAAGTATAAGAATGTCTGGTCGAGAGATAGATATTGCTTAAGAGTGAGTTAAGGAAAACTTGCTTTCACGTTTGATTGAATTGCTTGTTTTCATGGAAGAAGGTGGATGTTGGTTAGAAGCGACGACTACTGAAACAACTCCACCTGCTCTCATCGCTTTTATTCTTATGgataaagatgtatttttttattttatttttggataatGATTAGATCTCCTATTAAACTGTCCCCTAGATCAAATGGCTTTCAGTGGGATGATCCGTTTCTTTAGTACATTAATTCATAcgattataatttataaatatattcatgTCAACTAACAAAAAAAGGTTACTTTTTTCCCACacattattaaaaatgatacaACATTGTAGTTTGTAAATTTTCTAATATGCAAGTACCTTGGAATATAAAAAATGCAATGTAACTCAAAACCTTTTTCCAAGTCTTTGCAGGCTCCACAAAGCACATGCTTGCTTGTGTTCAATTGCAAGTTGCATGTTGTAGCGCCACACGACTCATAATGTTTAAGCTGCATCTTTATTGTTCATATTACTCAAGAGTGTTCTTTGGAAGCTATTGTGctttttcttttcataattCTCCAATACCATAAGTTGTTATAATCAACTATGTAACTTCTTACCTGTCCCTCAAATAATTTGACaagaaaatttgtttattagTCTTCCTCATCGTTGCATCATCCCagcttttgtcttcttctcaaCTAGCAATGGGATATAAACTAAGGATGAACTAGCaagaagataataataataacaagtTGCCTTCGGCCTGGAAGGGCAACAACTTAAACAAATGATATTCTTCTTGTTCCATGGATATTTTAGTATGAACGCTTTGTTAATGTGAATCACTGTAgagataattatatttgtttaaaagtATTAAATACACTAATCAATTAAAGATCATATATATTAAGCATATAACATCATAGATCAATCACTAATCACCTCAAAGCTTTGAAGattattcactttttttttttttggcacaaTTGAAGATTATTCACTAATCTCAATGAAAGCACCAAAAACTATAATAGACATAAATTCATGTATGATCAAAAGATTAGAAGATATTTAAACAAGATAGAATTATGGGCCTCAATTGACTCCAGCTTTGGCCCACATCAAACTCCTGCGCACAAGAAGATTTAGTTACTGTCGATCAATTTTATACATAGACAAATACGATTAGGAATTTTGTCATAATACTATAGCAAATTTTGTCATAATACTATAGCACTAGATGATAAGTTGATAACCCGTGCCATAAGtagagtgattttttttttaaatatgttgtatttaaatattataaacatcaTGCATTTTGTTCAATAACcttttttacatttgattaAAGGTCAGCATTCGAGTAccatttggttcggttcggatttttgcgggtttggttcgaGTTTTGGTTGGGATaacctatttatttttttttcaaaaatgaaaagttcatatatactttaaatttttcaaaatataaaaataaaataatatataacatagaaatttgaataatgtatgccaaaatacttaaacttaacataaaaattggtttagcTTAAATATCTGGATAGGAAATCAATAGATGTTTAGGTAGTTTAGGTATTTTAAGTATTGTTTAGCTATTTTAAACATGTCCTTacaactatttgtatatatttttgattattttggacaacttaaacacatcttatatattttgtatattcttttagatattaaatttaaaaataattaataaatttaagtatataaatatggTTTGAATATATTCGGATAACCAAAATGTTTTGATTCGGATCAGGTTCGGTTCCAGTTCTCTAGATACCAGAACTT
The Brassica napus cultivar Da-Ae chromosome A1, Da-Ae, whole genome shotgun sequence DNA segment above includes these coding regions:
- the LOC106434587 gene encoding alpha-L-arabinofuranosidase 1 — protein: MDTESWKFLRSVCLLSFLIGSCFVYQSLRVVVAQDEGTEPAVTLQVNASNGAGRLIPETLFGIFFEEINHAGAGGLWAELVSNRGFEAGGQNTPSNIWPWSIVGDQSSVYVATDRSSCFERNKIALRMDVLCGNKGCPPGGVGVYNPGYWGMNIEEGKKYKVALYVRSTGDIDLSVSLASSNGSLTLASEKIIASASDVSNWTKKEVVLEAKGTDHGARLQLTTTKKGSIWIDQVSAMPVDTYKGHGFRNDLYQMMSDIKPRFIRFPGGCFVEGEWLSNAFRWKETVGPWEERPGHFGDVWKYWTDDGLGHFEFFQLAEDIGAAPIWVFNNGISHNDEVETATIMPFVQEALDGIEFARGDANSTWGSVRAAMGRKEPFELKYVAIGNEDCGKTYYRGNYIVFYDAIKKAYPDIKIISNCDGSSRPLDHPAEYYDFHIYTSASKLFSMYHQFDRTSRKGPKAFVSEYAVTGKDAGKGSLLAALAEAAFLIGLEKNSDIVEMASYAPLFVNTNDRRWNPDAIVFNSSHLYGTPSYWVQRFFAESSGSTLLTSTLKGNSSSLVASAITWKNNEQDYIRIKAVNFGATSVNMKVLVTGLDPNVMKVSGSKKTVLTSTNVMDENSFTQPEKVAPHESLLEMAEEDLTVILPPHSFSSFDLLKESAKIRMTVSDSSSTL